From Labrus bergylta chromosome 22, fLabBer1.1, whole genome shotgun sequence, one genomic window encodes:
- the LOC109999065 gene encoding low affinity immunoglobulin gamma Fc region receptor II-like, whose product MEVGALCIKLLVHVLFLLCAHVQDVDSLILHLEPNRLQFFEYESLIFHCEGSHDSTGLKIVHQSKGELVKCQTTVTSKRSSCTIPNIFPKDSGQYWCESRDGKRSDIIHINVTDGPVILESPISVVEGEAVTLRCRHKTTSANLSADFYKDGHLIRTSSAGNMSIPSVSKRDEGFYKCISGGRESAESLMAVQEIQGENASSCSTPWIVMTVLSILLLLVGLLHFGKYIQNKVTVEARRVAADAPSDQAMYAAITKDRTKREQGVSRIMTATVHSAGTNRPLTQEPLYSLIQSQCDC is encoded by the exons ATGGAGGTCGGCGCGCTGTGCATCAAACTCT TGGTCCACGTGTTATTCCTGCTGTGTGCACATGTCCAGGACGTTG attcactgATTCTCCATCTTGAACCAAAcagactgcagttctttgaataCGAGTCTCTGATCTTCCATTGTGAGGGCTCTCATGACTCGACTGGATTGAAAATTGTACATCAGTCCAAAGGGGAATTAGTCAAATGTCAAACTACAGTGACATCAAAAAGGTCATCCTGCACTATTCCTAATATTTTTCCAAAGGACAGTGGGCAATACTGGTGTGAGTCCAGAGATGGGAAGAGAAGCGACATCATCCACATCAATGTTACTG ATGGTCCTGTGATCCTGGAGAGTCCCATCAGTGTGGTGGAGGGAGAGGCTGTTACTCTGCGCTGCAGACACAAGACGACCTCAGCCAATCTCTCAGCTGATTTCTACAAAGATGGCCACCTTATCAGAACAAGCTCTGCAGGAAATATGAGCATCCCCAGTGTTTCCAAACGTGATGAAGGATTCTACAAGTGTATCTCTGGAGGTAGAGAATCAGCCGAAAGTCTGATGGCTGTCCAAG AAATCCAGGGAGAGAATGCCTCATCCTGTTCTACCCCATGGATAGTTATGACTGTTTTATCGATTCTGTTGTTGCTGGTTGGACTTCTTCATTTCGGCAAATATATTCAGAACAAag tCACTGTTGAGGCCCGTCGAGTGGCAGCAGATGCACCAAGCGACCAAGCGATGTATGCTGCGATTACAAAAGACAGGACAAAGAGAG AGCAAGGAGTATCCAGAATCATGACGGCGACAGTTCACTCAGCTGGTACCAACCGACCTTTGACACAGGAACCCCTCTAttctttgatcca GTCGCAGTGTGACTGCTGA
- the LOC110004213 gene encoding low affinity immunoglobulin gamma Fc region receptor II-a-like yields MEVCALNIRLLICVLFLLGAHVQDVDSLILRLEPNRLQFFEYESLIFHCEGSHDSTGLKIVHRSKGELLKCRTTVTSKRSSCTIPNIFPEDSGQYLCETGDRNRSDIIHITVTADPVILESPISVVEGETVTLRCRRKTTSTNLSADFYKDGRLIRRSSTGNLSIPSVSKRDEGFYKCISGGRESAESLMAVQESHQEIHASSDLPFIIFRNVLPVVMMALLLVLLGWFHCGKLRGKPTGKQQHLVHSNRDGDTEIKDTTG; encoded by the exons ATGGAGGTCTGTGCTCTTAACATCAGGCTGT TGATCTGTGTGTTATTCCTGTTGGGTGCACATGTTCAAGATGTGG attcactgATTCTCCGTCTTGAACCAAAcagactgcagttctttgaataCGAGTCTCTGATCTTCCATTGTGAGGGCTCTCATGACTCGACTGGATTGAAAATTGTACATCGGTCCAAAGGGGAATTACTCAAATGTAGAACTACAGTGACATCAAAAAGGTCATCCTGTACTATTCCTAATATTTTTCCAGAGGACAGTGGGCAATACTTGTGTGAAACCGGAGATAGGAACAGAAGCGACATCATCCACATCACTGTTACTG CTGATCCTGTGATCCTGGAGAGTCCCATCAGTGTGGTGGAGGGAGAGACTGTGACTCTGCGCTGCAGACGCAAGACGACCTCTACCAATCTCTCAGCTGATTTCTACAAAGACGGCCGCCTTATCAGAAGAAGCTCTACAGGAAACCTAAGCATCCCCAGTGTTTCCAAACGTGATGAAGGATTCTACAAGTGTATCTCTGGAGGAAGAGAATCAGCCGAGAGTCTGATGGCTGTCCAAG AGTCACACCAAGAGATTCATGCGTCCTCAGATCTTCCGTTCATCATCTTCAGAAATGTTCTCCCTGTAGTAATGATGGCtttgctgctggtgctgctgggaTGGTTCCACTGTGGGAAACTCCGAGGTAAACCCACAGGTAAACAACAACACCTCGTGCACTCAAATCGAGATGGAGATACTGAAATAAAGGATACGACTGGATGA
- the LOC114921461 gene encoding low affinity immunoglobulin gamma Fc region receptor II-like isoform X3 produces the protein MRSINRPHRKKPLLSYTSVQLGVQTVNMEVGALCIKLLVHVLFLLCAHVQDVDSLILRLEPNRLQFFEYESLIFHCEDSHDSTGLKIVHRSKGELLKCNTTVTSKRSSCTIPTIFPWDSGQYWCDSRDGKRSDIIHINVTDGPVILESPISVVERETVTLRCRHKTTSTNLSADFYKDGRLIRTSSTGNLSIPSVSKRDEGFYKCISGGRESAESLMAVQEIQGENASSCSTPWIVMTVLSILLLLVGLLHCGKYIQNKVTVEARRVAADAPSDQAMYAAITKDRTKREQGVSRTMTATVHSAGTNRPLTQEPLYSLIQSQRDG, from the exons ATGAGAAGCATAAATAGACCACACAGGaagaagcctctcctcagttaCACTTCAGTTCAGCTTGGTGTTCAGACAGTCAACATGGAGGTCGGCGCGCTCTGCATCAAACTCT TGGTCCACGTGTTATTCCTGCTGTGTGCACATGTCCAGGACGTTG attcactgATTCTCCGTCTTGAACCAAAcagactgcagttctttgaataCGAGTCTCTGATCTTCCATTGTGAGGATTCTCATGACTCGACTGGATTGAAAATTGTACATCGGTCCAAAGGGGAATTACTCAAATGTAACACTACAGTGACATCAAAAAGGTCATCCTGCACTATTCCTACTATTTTTCCATGGGACAGTGGGCAATACTGGTGTGACTCTAGAGATGGGAAGAGAAGCGACATCATCCACATCAATGTTACTG ATGGTCCTGTGATCCTGGAGAGTCCCATCAGTGtggtggagagagagactgtgacTCTGCGCTGCAGACACAAGACGACCTCTACCAACCTCTCAGCTGATTTCTACAAAGATGGCCGCCTTATCAGAACAAGCTCTACAGGAAACCTGAGCATCCCCAGTGTTTCCAAACGTGATGAAGGATTCTACAAGTGTATCTCTGGAGGAAGAGAATCAGCCGAGAGTCTGATGGCTGTCCAAG AAATCCAGGGAGAGAATGCCTCATCCTGTTCTACCCCTTGGATAGTTATGACTGTTTTATCGATTCTGTTGTTGCTGGTTGGACTTCTTCATTGCGGCAAATATATTCAGAACAAAg tcACTGTTGAGGCCCGTCGAGTGGCAGCAGATGCACCAAGCGACCAAGCGATGTATGCTGCGATTACAAAAGACAGGACAAAGAGAG AGCAAGGAGTATCCAGAACCATGACGGCGACAGTTCACTCAGCTGGTACCAACCGACCTTTGACACAGGAACCCCTCTAttctttgatcca GTCGCAACGTGACGGCTGA
- the LOC114921461 gene encoding low affinity immunoglobulin gamma Fc region receptor II-like isoform X5 → MRSINRPHRKKPLLSYTSVQLGVQTVNMEVGALCIKLLVHVLFLLCAHVQDVDSLILRLEPNRLQFFEYESLIFHCEDSHDSTGLKIVHRSKGELLKCNTTVTSKRSSCTIPTIFPWDSGQYWCDSRDGKRSDIIHINVTDGPVILESPISVVERETVTLRCRHKTTSTNLSADFYKDGRLIRTSSTGNLSIPSVSKRDEGFYKCISGGRESAESLMAVQEIQGENASSCSTPWIVMTVLSILLLLVGLLHCGKYIQNKVTVEARRVAADAPSDQAMYAAITKDRTKRGRNVTAE, encoded by the exons ATGAGAAGCATAAATAGACCACACAGGaagaagcctctcctcagttaCACTTCAGTTCAGCTTGGTGTTCAGACAGTCAACATGGAGGTCGGCGCGCTCTGCATCAAACTCT TGGTCCACGTGTTATTCCTGCTGTGTGCACATGTCCAGGACGTTG attcactgATTCTCCGTCTTGAACCAAAcagactgcagttctttgaataCGAGTCTCTGATCTTCCATTGTGAGGATTCTCATGACTCGACTGGATTGAAAATTGTACATCGGTCCAAAGGGGAATTACTCAAATGTAACACTACAGTGACATCAAAAAGGTCATCCTGCACTATTCCTACTATTTTTCCATGGGACAGTGGGCAATACTGGTGTGACTCTAGAGATGGGAAGAGAAGCGACATCATCCACATCAATGTTACTG ATGGTCCTGTGATCCTGGAGAGTCCCATCAGTGtggtggagagagagactgtgacTCTGCGCTGCAGACACAAGACGACCTCTACCAACCTCTCAGCTGATTTCTACAAAGATGGCCGCCTTATCAGAACAAGCTCTACAGGAAACCTGAGCATCCCCAGTGTTTCCAAACGTGATGAAGGATTCTACAAGTGTATCTCTGGAGGAAGAGAATCAGCCGAGAGTCTGATGGCTGTCCAAG AAATCCAGGGAGAGAATGCCTCATCCTGTTCTACCCCTTGGATAGTTATGACTGTTTTATCGATTCTGTTGTTGCTGGTTGGACTTCTTCATTGCGGCAAATATATTCAGAACAAAg tcACTGTTGAGGCCCGTCGAGTGGCAGCAGATGCACCAAGCGACCAAGCGATGTATGCTGCGATTACAAAAGACAGGACAAAGAGAG GTCGCAACGTGACGGCTGAATGA
- the LOC114921461 gene encoding low affinity immunoglobulin gamma Fc region receptor III-B-like isoform X1: MRSINRPHRKKPLLSYTSVQLGVQTVNMEVGALCIKLLVHVLFLLCAHVQDVDSLILRLEPNRLQFFEYESLIFHCEDSHDSTGLKIVHRSKGELLKCNTTVTSKRSSCTIPTIFPWDSGQYWCDSRDGKRSDIIHINVTDGPVILESPISVVERETVTLRCRHKTTSTNLSADFYKDGRLIRTSSTGNLSIPSVSKRDEGFYKCISGGRESAESLMAVQEIQGENASSCSTPWIVMTVLSILLLLVGLLHCGKYIQNKVLLYLSTLATQSGTAEVQTVTVEARRVAADAPSDQAMYAAITKDRTKREQGVSRTMTATVHSAGTNRPLTQEPLYSLIQSQRDG, translated from the exons ATGAGAAGCATAAATAGACCACACAGGaagaagcctctcctcagttaCACTTCAGTTCAGCTTGGTGTTCAGACAGTCAACATGGAGGTCGGCGCGCTCTGCATCAAACTCT TGGTCCACGTGTTATTCCTGCTGTGTGCACATGTCCAGGACGTTG attcactgATTCTCCGTCTTGAACCAAAcagactgcagttctttgaataCGAGTCTCTGATCTTCCATTGTGAGGATTCTCATGACTCGACTGGATTGAAAATTGTACATCGGTCCAAAGGGGAATTACTCAAATGTAACACTACAGTGACATCAAAAAGGTCATCCTGCACTATTCCTACTATTTTTCCATGGGACAGTGGGCAATACTGGTGTGACTCTAGAGATGGGAAGAGAAGCGACATCATCCACATCAATGTTACTG ATGGTCCTGTGATCCTGGAGAGTCCCATCAGTGtggtggagagagagactgtgacTCTGCGCTGCAGACACAAGACGACCTCTACCAACCTCTCAGCTGATTTCTACAAAGATGGCCGCCTTATCAGAACAAGCTCTACAGGAAACCTGAGCATCCCCAGTGTTTCCAAACGTGATGAAGGATTCTACAAGTGTATCTCTGGAGGAAGAGAATCAGCCGAGAGTCTGATGGCTGTCCAAG AAATCCAGGGAGAGAATGCCTCATCCTGTTCTACCCCTTGGATAGTTATGACTGTTTTATCGATTCTGTTGTTGCTGGTTGGACTTCTTCATTGCGGCAAATATATTCAGAACAAAg TGTTGCTGTACTTGTCCACACTTGCAACTCAATCAGGCACAGCTGAGGTTCAAACAG tcACTGTTGAGGCCCGTCGAGTGGCAGCAGATGCACCAAGCGACCAAGCGATGTATGCTGCGATTACAAAAGACAGGACAAAGAGAG AGCAAGGAGTATCCAGAACCATGACGGCGACAGTTCACTCAGCTGGTACCAACCGACCTTTGACACAGGAACCCCTCTAttctttgatcca GTCGCAACGTGACGGCTGA
- the LOC114921461 gene encoding low affinity immunoglobulin gamma Fc region receptor II-like isoform X4 gives MRSINRPHRKKPLLSYTSVQLGVQTVNMEVGALCIKLLVHVLFLLCAHVQDVDSLILRLEPNRLQFFEYESLIFHCEDSHDSTGLKIVHRSKGELLKCNTTVTSKRSSCTIPTIFPWDSGQYWCDSRDGKRSDIIHINVTDGPVILESPISVVERETVTLRCRHKTTSTNLSADFYKDGRLIRTSSTGNLSIPSVSKRDEGFYKCISGGRESAESLMAVQEIQGENASSCSTPWIVMTVLSILLLLVGLLHCGKYIQNKVLLYLSTLATQSGTAEVQTVTVEARRVAADAPSDQAMYAAITKDRTKRGRNVTAE, from the exons ATGAGAAGCATAAATAGACCACACAGGaagaagcctctcctcagttaCACTTCAGTTCAGCTTGGTGTTCAGACAGTCAACATGGAGGTCGGCGCGCTCTGCATCAAACTCT TGGTCCACGTGTTATTCCTGCTGTGTGCACATGTCCAGGACGTTG attcactgATTCTCCGTCTTGAACCAAAcagactgcagttctttgaataCGAGTCTCTGATCTTCCATTGTGAGGATTCTCATGACTCGACTGGATTGAAAATTGTACATCGGTCCAAAGGGGAATTACTCAAATGTAACACTACAGTGACATCAAAAAGGTCATCCTGCACTATTCCTACTATTTTTCCATGGGACAGTGGGCAATACTGGTGTGACTCTAGAGATGGGAAGAGAAGCGACATCATCCACATCAATGTTACTG ATGGTCCTGTGATCCTGGAGAGTCCCATCAGTGtggtggagagagagactgtgacTCTGCGCTGCAGACACAAGACGACCTCTACCAACCTCTCAGCTGATTTCTACAAAGATGGCCGCCTTATCAGAACAAGCTCTACAGGAAACCTGAGCATCCCCAGTGTTTCCAAACGTGATGAAGGATTCTACAAGTGTATCTCTGGAGGAAGAGAATCAGCCGAGAGTCTGATGGCTGTCCAAG AAATCCAGGGAGAGAATGCCTCATCCTGTTCTACCCCTTGGATAGTTATGACTGTTTTATCGATTCTGTTGTTGCTGGTTGGACTTCTTCATTGCGGCAAATATATTCAGAACAAAg TGTTGCTGTACTTGTCCACACTTGCAACTCAATCAGGCACAGCTGAGGTTCAAACAG tcACTGTTGAGGCCCGTCGAGTGGCAGCAGATGCACCAAGCGACCAAGCGATGTATGCTGCGATTACAAAAGACAGGACAAAGAGAG GTCGCAACGTGACGGCTGAATGA
- the LOC114921461 gene encoding low affinity immunoglobulin gamma Fc region receptor II-like isoform X2 — MRSINRPHRKKPLLSYTSVQLGVQTVNMEVGALCIKLLVHVLFLLCAHVQDVDSLILRLEPNRLQFFEYESLIFHCEDSHDSTGLKIVHRSKGELLKCNTTVTSKRSSCTIPTIFPWDSGQYWCDSRDGKRSDIIHINVTDGPVILESPISVVERETVTLRCRHKTTSTNLSADFYKDGRLIRTSSTGNLSIPSVSKRDEGFYKCISGGRESAESLMAVQEIQGENASSCSTPWIVMTVLSILLLLVGLLHCGKYIQNKVLLYLSTLATQSGTAEVQTVTVEARRVAADAPSDQAMYAAITKDRTKREQGVSRTMTATVHSAGTNRPLTQEPLYSLIQ; from the exons ATGAGAAGCATAAATAGACCACACAGGaagaagcctctcctcagttaCACTTCAGTTCAGCTTGGTGTTCAGACAGTCAACATGGAGGTCGGCGCGCTCTGCATCAAACTCT TGGTCCACGTGTTATTCCTGCTGTGTGCACATGTCCAGGACGTTG attcactgATTCTCCGTCTTGAACCAAAcagactgcagttctttgaataCGAGTCTCTGATCTTCCATTGTGAGGATTCTCATGACTCGACTGGATTGAAAATTGTACATCGGTCCAAAGGGGAATTACTCAAATGTAACACTACAGTGACATCAAAAAGGTCATCCTGCACTATTCCTACTATTTTTCCATGGGACAGTGGGCAATACTGGTGTGACTCTAGAGATGGGAAGAGAAGCGACATCATCCACATCAATGTTACTG ATGGTCCTGTGATCCTGGAGAGTCCCATCAGTGtggtggagagagagactgtgacTCTGCGCTGCAGACACAAGACGACCTCTACCAACCTCTCAGCTGATTTCTACAAAGATGGCCGCCTTATCAGAACAAGCTCTACAGGAAACCTGAGCATCCCCAGTGTTTCCAAACGTGATGAAGGATTCTACAAGTGTATCTCTGGAGGAAGAGAATCAGCCGAGAGTCTGATGGCTGTCCAAG AAATCCAGGGAGAGAATGCCTCATCCTGTTCTACCCCTTGGATAGTTATGACTGTTTTATCGATTCTGTTGTTGCTGGTTGGACTTCTTCATTGCGGCAAATATATTCAGAACAAAg TGTTGCTGTACTTGTCCACACTTGCAACTCAATCAGGCACAGCTGAGGTTCAAACAG tcACTGTTGAGGCCCGTCGAGTGGCAGCAGATGCACCAAGCGACCAAGCGATGTATGCTGCGATTACAAAAGACAGGACAAAGAGAG AGCAAGGAGTATCCAGAACCATGACGGCGACAGTTCACTCAGCTGGTACCAACCGACCTTTGACACAGGAACCCCTCTAttctttgatccagtag
- the LOC110004216 gene encoding low affinity immunoglobulin gamma Fc region receptor II-like translates to MEVCALNLRLLICVLFLLGAHVQDVDSLILRLEPNRLQFFEYESLIFHCEGSHDSTGLKIVHRSKGELLKCNTTVTSKRSSCTFLYIFPEDSGQYWCESRDGKRSDIIDITVTDGPVILESPISVVEGEAVTLRCRHKTTSSNLSADFYKDGHLIRTSSTGNLSISSVSKHDEGFYKCISGGRESAESLMAVQESHQEIHESSDLPFIIFRNILPVVLMALLLLGRLHCGITPR, encoded by the exons ATGGAGGTCTGTGCTCTTAACCTCAGGCTGT TGATCTGTGTGTTATTCCTGCTGGGTGCACATGTTCAAGATGTGG attcactgATTCTCCGTCTTGAACCAAAcagactgcagttctttgaataCGAATCTCTGATCTTCCATTGTGAGGGCTCTCATGACTCGACTGGATTGAAAATTGTACATCGGTCCAAAGGGGAATTACTCAAATGTAACACTACAGTGACATCAAAAAGGTCATCCTGcacttttctttatatttttccaGAGGACAGTGGGCAATACTGGTGTGAGTCCAGAGATGGGAAGAGAAGCGACATCATCGACATCACTGTTACTG ATGGTCCTGTGATCCTGGAGAGTCCCATCAGTGTGGTGGAGGGAGAGGCTGTGACTCTGCGCTGCAGACACAAGACGACCTCATCCAATCTCTCAGCTGATTTCTACAAAGATGGCCACCTTATCAGAACAAGCTCTACAGGAAACCTGAGCATCTCCAGTGTTTCCAAACATGATGAAGGATTCTACAAGTGTATCTCTGGAGGAAGAGAATCAGCCGAGAGTCTGATGGCTGTCCAAG AGTCACACCAAGAGATTCATGAGTCCTCAGATCTTCCGTTCATCATCTTCAGAAACATTCTCCCTGTGGTATTGATGgctttgctgctgctgggacGGCTCCACTGTGGGATAACTCCGAGGTAA